Proteins co-encoded in one Deltaproteobacteria bacterium PRO3 genomic window:
- a CDS encoding transcriptional repressor, whose amino-acid sequence MDEHGMKHTRQREIIVTEFLKSNKHLQIEELLNQVKKIEPSIGYVTVYRTLMLLKECGLAHQRHFGDGKSLFEKAGDHHDHMICIKCGSINEFEDDRIEKLQDQIAKRINFKIVSHRHEIYGCCSRCQNE is encoded by the coding sequence CTGGACGAACACGGGATGAAACACACCCGGCAGCGCGAGATCATCGTCACCGAATTTCTCAAGTCGAACAAGCACCTCCAAATCGAGGAGCTGCTCAACCAGGTGAAGAAGATCGAGCCCTCGATCGGCTATGTCACCGTCTACCGCACCCTGATGCTGCTCAAGGAGTGCGGGTTGGCGCACCAGCGCCACTTCGGCGACGGCAAATCGCTCTTCGAGAAGGCTGGCGATCACCACGACCACATGATCTGCATCAAGTGCGGCAGCATCAACGAGTTCGAGGACGACCGCATCGAAAAGTTGCAGGACCAGATCGCCAAGCGCATTAATTTCAAGATTGTCAGCCACCGCCACGAGATCTACGGCTGCTGCAGCCGATGCCAAAACGAGTAA
- a CDS encoding ferrous iron transport protein A: MTGRETLPDQPLPLGQMSKGQGGYICRIEGPEATVRRLLEMGMVEEAYVEIVHEAPFGGDPVAVRVRGGLLALRRQEASCVTVRKA, encoded by the coding sequence ATGACCGGACGCGAGACATTGCCCGACCAGCCGCTGCCCCTCGGCCAGATGAGCAAGGGGCAGGGGGGCTACATCTGCCGCATTGAGGGGCCCGAGGCGACGGTGCGCCGCCTGCTCGAGATGGGCATGGTCGAAGAGGCCTATGTCGAGATCGTCCACGAGGCCCCCTTCGGCGGCGACCCGGTGGCGGTGCGCGTGCGCGGCGGCCTCTTGGCCCTGCGCCGACAAGAAGCGTCCTGCGTTACGGTGCGGAAGGCCTGA